The genome window GAAGCCTGAGGTCGTCGTCGGCCGTCGGCGTCGGGCTGCCCTCAGGCCAACGCTATTGGGGCTTCGGGGCCCGATTTCTCGGAGCCGCGCTCCGCGGTGGTTCCGCCCGCAGATGCCCGCTGACCTGCGTCATCACTCGCGCGAGCATCTCCACATCCTCCGCGCTGAGCGACTCGAAGAGATGCATCTTCACTGCCTCGATGTGCCCCGGGAACACCTTCGCCAACACATCCCGCCCTTCGTCCGTGATCGCGACGATCGTGCTGCGCTCATCCTCCGGTGACGGCGCACGCGTGACGAGTCCGCGCTCCTCCAGGGACTGCGCCTGATACGTCAGCCCACTCCGGCTGTACACGACACCATCCGCGAGGTCCGTCATCCGCTGCGAACCATCCGGAGCGTCGCCGAGTCGCGCGAGCAGCTGGAACTGCACGTAGCTGAGCTTGCCGACGTCGCGGAGCTGCTTCTCGACCGCATGCCGCAGCAGGCTGCTCACCTCGGTGAAGGCGAAGTAGGCCGCGAGCTCCGTCGGGGAGAGCTGAGGGGGGCGTGTGCTCATGGATCCAGTATACGCGTTGCTTCGAATTCGAAGCAGTGCTATCTTCAACCTATTGCTTCGAATTCGAAGCACCTGACGAGAGGAAAGATCATGAAGGCAGTACGGTTCCACGAAGTGGGCGGCCCCGAGGTTCTGCAGTACGAGGAGATCGACCAGCCCATCCCGGGCGCCGGCGAGGTGCGACTGCGCGTCGCAGCATCCGCGTTCAGCGCCGCCGACAACGGCATGCGAGCGGGAGCCCTGCCGATTCCGGTGGTGCTGCCGCACGTCCCCGGATACGACGTCTCCGGAACGATCGACGCCCTAGGCGACGGAGTCGACGGCTTCGCGGTGGGTGACGCGGTGATCGCCTTCTTGCCGATGGCGAGGGACGGCGGAGCGGCGGAGTACGTCATCGCCCCGGGGGATGCGCTCGTTGCAGCGCCGACCAGCGTGCCGCTCGCGGACGCTGCAGCGCTCCCGTCGGTTGCGCTGACTGCACGTCAGGCGCTCTTCGATGACGGTGGCCTCAAGGCAGGGCAGCGAGTGCTCATCGTCGGTGCCGGCGGAGTCGTCGGCAAGTACGCGATCGCCCTGGCGAAGCGTGCGGGCGCGTACGTCATCGCGACGGCCAGCCCGCGGAGCGCGGATGCCGTGCGTGCGGCGGGTGCCGACGAGATCATCGACCACACCGAGACCGAGGTCCTGGATGCCGTCACCGAGCATGTTGACCTCCTGCTCAACCTGGCTCCCATCGAGCCGGAGGAGTTCACCGCCCTGGTGCGACTCGTGCGTGACGGGGGAGTCGTGGTGAGCACCACCGCGTGGATGCCGGCGCCGGATGACGCTTATCGTGGTGTGCGGTCTGTGGTTGTGTTCGTTCGAAGTGACGCGGAGAAGCTTGCCGAGCTCGTGTCGCTGGTTGATAGCGGGGCACTTGCGCTGGAGGTTACTCGGCGCATCCCCCTGACCGAGCTTCCGGCGCTGCACGCGGAGGCGGCTGAGGGTCCGATCTCGGGCAAGGTCATCGTGATTCCCTGATGCCCGCGTGGTCCCTCAGCTCGATCACCACTCCCGGGGTGCGACATCGCTCGCGCCCCGGACCACGTGAATCGTCGGGCGTAGTTCCGAACCACCCGGCGTCGCTCTACAGCGAGGTGTAGTAGTTCCGGATGTACCGTGCCATCAACTTGCGTCGGTCTGACAGAAACGCCTCATACGAAGTTGCCGTCGTCGAGCTGAGATTCGTCGGAACCGCGTTCATCGCGAAGTTCGCCGCGAGGTCCACTTGGGAGGTGATCTCACCCAATCGAAGCTCGCCAGAGGTCACCTGAGCGTCGACGATACCCATGTACTCCGACGGCGCCCGATCCTTGATTGCGATGTTGATCGGGGTTTCGGTCAACGCGTAGTTCGCGATCTGGTTGTAGTCACTTCTGTCGTTAACGCCGCTCTTGACCAAGTAGTTCTTCGGCACGATGTGGTGAATATCGCCGACCTCCTCGATCATGCTCGCGATCGTGATGTTCTTCGAGAGAAAGCCCTTCGCGCGAGCGTGCACCTGAGCCGCCAAAAAGGTGAGGAAGTAGGGACTGCGCACGCTCGACGACCTCATGTCCATCGGCAGCGCGACGTCCCAGAAGTTCGACGCGAGCTGTGATGCCTCGATATCTTCCAGAGCACGACGCGCGCCAAGGTCGTCAATCCGTTTGATATCCGCTTCGAACGCCGTCTCGAAGCTCCCCGTGTACCTTCCGGTGAGGATCGACATCACGAACCACTTACGGACCACGTACTTGATGTCTGCTTCGTTCAATGTGCCTTCCGAACGCAGCTTCAGATACAACGCGTAGGCGAAGTTCAACGCGTTTTTCGAACTGATCAATCGGGGCGCGATGAACCCCGCAGACCGGATTGTCAGCGTGAACTGCTGAAAGTTGCGTTGGTTGACGATCTCAAGCAGAACGCGCTCGAGTCGTTCGAAAGACTCGATGGCAAGCTGCTCGTCGAACGATCGCGTCTCGAAGTCGCGACCCGAGAGCACACTTACCAGTGCCGCGACCTTTCCGCGCCCGAACTCCTTGATGCCGGCGACGCGGATCACGTCGGTGTAGCTCGGATCGTAGAGATCTGATGAGTCGTTCTTGAGCCAGCTGATCGCTTTCAGGTATGGGGATGTTGCGAACTCAGAATCGTTCGTTGCGATGTCGTCGTACACATGGGGCGCAACCGATAGATGGCAGAAGTAGTCGATGAGCTTGCGAAGGTTCGCCCCGAACTGGCCATGGCTAGCGATCTTGCTCATAGCGAAGTCGGCACTGCTGAGGGGAACGCCCTTGGAATTGATGCGGATGAAGATCTCCGTGACGGTCTCGATGTCGAGATCCTCGGCCAGCGTGATGATGCCGACCTGCGCCTGCTTGACGGAAGTGAGGCGCTCGAGTGACCGCTGTGCGGTTTCAGCGTCCACCCCAGGGTTAGCGTCGAGGTAGGCCTTGGTCGCCGAGAAGTTCGGGGCGTTCACGAACTCCGCGACGTCGGAAATCCACGCCGGGTCTCGATCAATGACCGGAGTGAGCGTCGCGAATTTCTCCGTCGCCGGGTTGAACGCGATCTTGATCCGCTTCTTGCGATAGGACTTATCGACGATCTGCTGTCCGACGAGCGCGGCTGTCATCGCAGTGATGCGCTGCTGCCCATCGATCAGGATCTGCCTAAACGCCGACTTCGAGCCGTCTTTCAGCCCGACGTCCGCGCTCTGCCACGTGATGAGGTACCCGATGGGGAAGCCGTTGTACAGGGAATCTAGGAGGTCACGCACCTTCGTCGAGTCCCAGACGAACGGCCGCTGCATCTCGGGAATCGCGACCTGGCCGGATTTCACCCACGACAGGAGAGTGTCGACGGGCTGCTGGTGGACCGAGTACTTAGCCATCTATGGCCTCATCTCCGCGCGTCATCACTCGGCGCCGCGAAGTCATGCGGGGCGTGTGGAGCCGATTGCGGGCCCAGCTGCTGAGATGCAGACATACTCATGCAGGTAACGGAGGGTCCCTTGTGTGCCGGTTCCCTGATATTTGTACACCGCGTCACCAGCGTCTCCAGACAAACTGAGTTCGTCTGCGGGGCCCTCCGTCTCCGCAGTCTGTTCGACGATCGCACCAGCGAACGGCCCCCCGTCGAGCAGAGCCCAGTAGATCGTTCCGGCAGTAACTC of Microbacterium sp. LWH13-1.2 contains these proteins:
- a CDS encoding NADP-dependent oxidoreductase codes for the protein MKAVRFHEVGGPEVLQYEEIDQPIPGAGEVRLRVAASAFSAADNGMRAGALPIPVVLPHVPGYDVSGTIDALGDGVDGFAVGDAVIAFLPMARDGGAAEYVIAPGDALVAAPTSVPLADAAALPSVALTARQALFDDGGLKAGQRVLIVGAGGVVGKYAIALAKRAGAYVIATASPRSADAVRAAGADEIIDHTETEVLDAVTEHVDLLLNLAPIEPEEFTALVRLVRDGGVVVSTTAWMPAPDDAYRGVRSVVVFVRSDAEKLAELVSLVDSGALALEVTRRIPLTELPALHAEAAEGPISGKVIVIP
- a CDS encoding MarR family transcriptional regulator, with product MSTRPPQLSPTELAAYFAFTEVSSLLRHAVEKQLRDVGKLSYVQFQLLARLGDAPDGSQRMTDLADGVVYSRSGLTYQAQSLEERGLVTRAPSPEDERSTIVAITDEGRDVLAKVFPGHIEAVKMHLFESLSAEDVEMLARVMTQVSGHLRAEPPRSAAPRNRAPKPQ
- a CDS encoding DUF262 domain-containing protein is translated as MAKYSVHQQPVDTLLSWVKSGQVAIPEMQRPFVWDSTKVRDLLDSLYNGFPIGYLITWQSADVGLKDGSKSAFRQILIDGQQRITAMTAALVGQQIVDKSYRKKRIKIAFNPATEKFATLTPVIDRDPAWISDVAEFVNAPNFSATKAYLDANPGVDAETAQRSLERLTSVKQAQVGIITLAEDLDIETVTEIFIRINSKGVPLSSADFAMSKIASHGQFGANLRKLIDYFCHLSVAPHVYDDIATNDSEFATSPYLKAISWLKNDSSDLYDPSYTDVIRVAGIKEFGRGKVAALVSVLSGRDFETRSFDEQLAIESFERLERVLLEIVNQRNFQQFTLTIRSAGFIAPRLISSKNALNFAYALYLKLRSEGTLNEADIKYVVRKWFVMSILTGRYTGSFETAFEADIKRIDDLGARRALEDIEASQLASNFWDVALPMDMRSSSVRSPYFLTFLAAQVHARAKGFLSKNITIASMIEEVGDIHHIVPKNYLVKSGVNDRSDYNQIANYALTETPINIAIKDRAPSEYMGIVDAQVTSGELRLGEITSQVDLAANFAMNAVPTNLSSTTATSYEAFLSDRRKLMARYIRNYYTSL